The genomic window ACCCCAAGGCCTTAGTAGTATAACGATTAATAAACGTGATGCCCAATGGAAACAAGCGCGAAAAGCCGAATGGGGTGATAGCTTCGAGCTAAATCCAACCCAAGATTAACCTTAATCATTGACAAAACTAGCGAACTAAGCCCCTCAGACCATGCTATACTAGCAATGGTATCAGCACATTGCACAGCTTAGGAATTTGGCTGAATTGCAGCCCAAACCAAGCCAAAGCCATGACCTAATCGGCCCTTGGTTTATGCGCGTTTTACCCTTGAAACAGGTCAAGCATTGCTTGCGTTTCAAGCTTTTTTCAAGTATGCTACAGGGAAGCAAATGCCATTTGAAGGCATGTTGTCAACCTGATTTTCCGGCACAGGAGGCTCTCAAATGAGCGATGTAGCAGTAAAACCAATGACTGCCATTGAAATCGATCCAGCATTGGTCACGGTGACGGCATCAGCAGCAAATCGCTTGTTGTCGATCAAGCAAGAAAAAGAATTGTCCGATGAATATGCCCTGCGGGTTTTTGTGGCCGGCGGTGGCTGTTCAGGCTTGCAATATGGTATGAGCTTCGATGATCAAACCAACGAAGGCGATACCGAATTCTTCGCCAGTGGCTTGCGGGTAATTGTAGACCCAATGAGCGCTCAATACATTGGCGGTGCCTCGATCGATTACATCGACAGTTTGATGGGTGGCGGTTTCAAAATTGATAACCCCAACGCAACCTCAAGCTGTGGCTGTGGTAGCTCGTTCAAACCCAAAAATGGCGAAGCTCCCGCCAGTGGTGGTAGCTGTGGCAGCGGGGCCGGCGGCTGCGGCTGTCACTAAGCCTTAAGCTGTTTTACGATACAGTGAGCGGGGACGAGCAACTCGTCCCCGTTTGTTATGTTTCATGAAGCGCAGACATTTCTATGGTTGGTTGGGGTTGCTCTATACATTGGCCGTATTTGGCCTAGCATGGCATAATTGGACAGGTAGCACAACCCAGCCTAGCCTTCAATTGCACATCGGAGCCACAATCAGGGCAGCCATCCAGCAAGGGGGGCGGGTTGCTTTGATTAATATCGTCGGAAATGTGGCGGCATTTGCCCCTAGCAGCTGGCTTTTAGCCTTCTGGCGGCCCAAACTGCGGCTTTGGCAAATTGGTCTCATTGGTATTGGGATAAGTTGCACCGTCGAGCTTGGTCAATATTGGCTGGGCTATCGGGTTGTTGATATTGATGATGTTGTGTTGAATAGCTTGGGGTTTTGCCTCGCTGGCAGCGTTGCTCGCGCAAGCCAACGCTTGATTCAACGGTGTACGAGGGAAGCCGATCGTGGCGATTCCAGCTGATCATGAGCTTTGGCTCACTGCTTATTGTTTTCAAAGTAATAATCATCAAATTATTGCCGCTGCCGTACGGACGATCACCCAATGCCACGATCAAGCCCCTACGCTGGCGCAATGGCAAGCAACCCAGCCCTTCGCTGAACAGGTTGTTCAAGGCATGCCCACCTCATATCATATCGCACCTGCCGAACAAGGCTGGGTGCTGGTTTATCCCAATCGTTATGCCAACTTAGCCTTTGCCTCATCACTCTCACGTCAATCTCGCAAATTAACCATCGCCTATTTTCCTGAGCGACGCGAAGCCTGGGAGCGTGGTCACCCTGCCGATCTGCCAAGTTTGCCCGATTTCGGCTTGCTTGATTGCCGTTATTTTAGCCAACTGATTCAGCCACCAGTTGCCGATTGGTCGCAATGGATACACCTATGGCATCCACGTTGGATTGCCCCTAGCCAAGGAGCTTAAGATGTATAACAACCAAAGTGCCGAAGACATTGCTGCCCGCATTGCCGCTGGGGAAGATTTGTATCTGCTCGATGTGCGCGAACCCAACGAATGGGAAATTGCCAGTATCGCAGGCAGCGAACGCAAAGCAATGAGCCAAATTAACGATTGGTGGGGCGAATTGCCCAAAGATCGCGAGATTGTGGTCTTTTGTCACCATGGCGGTCGCTCGGCTCAAGTGTGTCAGGCGCTTGCTACCCAAGCAGGGTTTACCCAACTCACCAACATGACTGGCGGGATTGATCGCTGGTCGGTAGCGGTCGATTCCAGCATCAAGCGCTACTAAAATCTGGTGGTGACGATGGACATGCCAATCCAGCAAACCAGTGAATTTATCCAAGGCTTCGAGTTATTCAATGCTGGCCACTATTGGCATGCCCACGAAGCTTGGGAAGTGCAATGGCTCCAACGAAGCGGCAACGAACGTGATTTGCTCCAAGGCCTGATCCAAACCGCTGCGGCGTTGGTTCATTGGTCGCGGGGCAACCCCAAAGGTTTGTTGCTCAATTGGCATAAAGCCGCTCCCAAGCTCCAAGCCGCCCTAGCTTGGGTCGATTTTCTTGATCTTCAGCATGTAATTGTTACCATGCAAGCACTGGTTGATGATCAGGCTAAGCATCCGCCGCAATTGCGTTTCGTTTCAGCTTCCGATCCACTTTGCAATCAACATTGAGGGTATCGTCATGTCGGAGATCATTTTAGTTGTTGATGATGAGGCTCGTAGTATTGATACCTTGCGACGGGTGCTTGAACGTGAGCGCTATACCGTGCGCATCGCTCGTGATGGTGTCGAGGCACTAGCTGACATTCAAGCATGTATGCCTGATTTGGTCTTGCTCGATGTAACCATGCCCGTTATGAATGGGTTTGAGGTCTGTCGGCGGTTGCGCGACCGCGAGGAAACCCAGTTGTTGCCAGTGGCCATGCTCACCGGCCTCAACGATGATGAATCGCGGATTTTGGGCTTGGAGATGGGCGCTGATGATTTTATCAACAAGCCGTTCGAGCGCACTGTGCTCTTGGCCCGCATTCGCTCGCTGCTACGAGTGCGTCGCCTCACCGAGGAACTTGAAAGCACTGAGCGAGTAATTTTCACCCTCGCTACGACGGTCGAATCACGTGATCCCTACACTGAAGGCCACTTGCGCCGCCTAGCTTCGTATAGTTATGCCTTGGCGACGGCCTGCGGCTGCGATGCCAAAGAGTCGCGTTTGATTCGCTATGGTGGTTTGTTGCATGACATCGGCAAAATTGCTATCCGCGAAACCGTACTACAAAAAGAGGGCAAACTCACCAGCGAAGAATACGACGAGATGAAGAAGCATCCGCAAATTGGGGCAAATATTGTCGCGCCAATGCGCTTTTCGGTTTCGGTTGGGCCAATGGTTTTACACCATCATGAACGTTGGGATGGCAAAGGCTATCCGCATGGAATCGCTGGTGATACAATTCCGCTAGGGGCGCGGATTATCGCGGTGGTCGATAGCTTCGATGCGATGACGACCGATCGACCTTATCGCAAAGGTATGAGCCGTGCCGAAGCAGTGCAAGTGCTTCAATCGGGGCGTAACACCCAATGGCAAGCCGAATTGGTCGATCTCTTCGTCGAATTGATCGAACATGGCCATGTGGCTTCCGATGATCTTAGTTGGGTGCTGCGCAACGCCTAAGCTCAATGCGCCTCAAACGGGCGTTTCAGTGAGGTAGCTATGCATCCTGATTTGCTTCCATGGTTGCGTTGTCCGGTTTCACAAACCAGCCTTAGCCTGCACGATGCCCGTTGGCGCGATGGCATGATTTGGTCGGGCACTTTGGTCAGCGCCGTCGGTCACAGTTGGCCTATTCGCGATGGAATTGTCGATCTGTTGCCACGCGCCGCAGCTTGGAATGGCGCACAGGTGGTCAATCGGCTGCCCTTAGCCGCGTGGGGCTATGAACGGCTCTGGCGTTGGCAAGCCTTGAGCACGCTCAGCGGGCGCAGTTTTCCGGTCGATGAAGAATTAGCCCTGCTAATCGCTCAATTAGCACCACAACGCGGTGGTGTTTACCTCGATTTGGCTTGCTCGAATGGCTTGTATGCGCGGGCAATCGCCGCAGCTCTCCCCGCCGATAGTTATTGTATTGCCCTTGATCATTCGTTGCCAATGTTGCGCGAAGCCCAACGCCGCAGCCGCGCTAAACGCCTCAAAATTAGCTACATCCGTGGTTTAGCTGAGGATCTGCCGTTTGCCGACCAATGTTTGGCGGGCGTGGCGTGTGGTGGCTCGATCAACGAGTTTGTTCGGCCAGATCGGGCAATTTCTGAGGTACGCCGCTGTTTATTAGCCGCAGGCCGCAGTTTTTGGATGCAAGCCCAGCAGGCTGCCTCACGCTCAGGCCGTTTATTGCAAACATTTTTATTAAGCGGCGGAATTCAATTTCTGGCAGGCGATCAGTTTGTCGAAAGTTTACGCGCCGCTGGCTTGTATGTCGCCTACGAACAGCGCGATGGCGCAGTCCAAATTGTGGCAACTCGTGGCCGGATTATTGCTTAGCTATTGCGGATTTTGCCCATAGCATGGCGCTCTGATTGCAGGATACAATTCATGGCACAAGCACAATTACTCTATATCGGAACTGAACAAGGCGTGGTGTTGTTGAGCAATCCAGGTCGAATTGATCGCTGGATTTCGGTTGGTATCGAATTAGCTGATCAGGCAATTGCCGCCGTTAGTTGTCAAGCCGATGCCCCGATGCAAGCCACCGTTTGGAGCAGCAACCAAGCTTGGCAAACCAAGGATGGTGGTCAATCGTGGCAAGCGCTTGAGCCAGCACCCAGCCTAATCACACCAAGCCAAACGATTCAACTTGCAGGTCAACCACCAGCCACAATTCGCATTGCCAGTGATCCCAACCAACTCGAACGCAGCAGCGATGGCGAAAGCTGGCAAAGCTTGGCAATTGGCCAGGTTGGGGAATGGAGTTGTTTGATCAGCGTAGCCTACCAAATTGATAGTGTTTACGCAGCAACCAAGGCTGGGCAGGTGTGGGTTTCCAGCGATCGGGGCCGCACATGGGCTCTGTTGAAACAACAACTTGCGCCGATTACATCCTTGGCAATTGGTCGGGTTATCTCTTAGCAACAATGTTTGGTGGAGCACATGAGCAAAATAACCGACCGATTCACGCATTTTAGCCAAGAACCGTTATACAACACCAAGGCTGTGGTGCAACGAACAGGCGTTGCCGCCGATACGCTGCGAGCTTGGGAGCGCCGCTATGGTGTGCCGTTTCCTGAGCGCACCGAAGGCCGCCAACGGGCCTATTCTGATCGCGATATTGCGATTATTGATTGGTTGCGCCAACAAACTGAATCGGGATTAACCATCA from Chloroflexota bacterium includes these protein-coding regions:
- a CDS encoding response regulator gives rise to the protein MSEIILVVDDEARSIDTLRRVLERERYTVRIARDGVEALADIQACMPDLVLLDVTMPVMNGFEVCRRLRDREETQLLPVAMLTGLNDDESRILGLEMGADDFINKPFERTVLLARIRSLLRVRRLTEELESTERVIFTLATTVESRDPYTEGHLRRLASYSYALATACGCDAKESRLIRYGGLLHDIGKIAIRETVLQKEGKLTSEEYDEMKKHPQIGANIVAPMRFSVSVGPMVLHHHERWDGKGYPHGIAGDTIPLGARIIAVVDSFDAMTTDRPYRKGMSRAEAVQVLQSGRNTQWQAELVDLFVELIEHGHVASDDLSWVLRNA
- a CDS encoding DUF309 domain-containing protein; this encodes MDMPIQQTSEFIQGFELFNAGHYWHAHEAWEVQWLQRSGNERDLLQGLIQTAAALVHWSRGNPKGLLLNWHKAAPKLQAALAWVDFLDLQHVIVTMQALVDDQAKHPPQLRFVSASDPLCNQH
- a CDS encoding VanZ family protein — encoded protein: MKRRHFYGWLGLLYTLAVFGLAWHNWTGSTTQPSLQLHIGATIRAAIQQGGRVALINIVGNVAAFAPSSWLLAFWRPKLRLWQIGLIGIGISCTVELGQYWLGYRVVDIDDVVLNSLGFCLAGSVARASQRLIQRCTREADRGDSS
- a CDS encoding rhodanese encodes the protein MYNNQSAEDIAARIAAGEDLYLLDVREPNEWEIASIAGSERKAMSQINDWWGELPKDREIVVFCHHGGRSAQVCQALATQAGFTQLTNMTGGIDRWSVAVDSSIKRY
- the erpA gene encoding iron-sulfur cluster insertion protein ErpA, which encodes MSDVAVKPMTAIEIDPALVTVTASAANRLLSIKQEKELSDEYALRVFVAGGGCSGLQYGMSFDDQTNEGDTEFFASGLRVIVDPMSAQYIGGASIDYIDSLMGGGFKIDNPNATSSCGCGSSFKPKNGEAPASGGSCGSGAGGCGCH
- a CDS encoding methyltransferase domain-containing protein; protein product: MHPDLLPWLRCPVSQTSLSLHDARWRDGMIWSGTLVSAVGHSWPIRDGIVDLLPRAAAWNGAQVVNRLPLAAWGYERLWRWQALSTLSGRSFPVDEELALLIAQLAPQRGGVYLDLACSNGLYARAIAAALPADSYCIALDHSLPMLREAQRRSRAKRLKISYIRGLAEDLPFADQCLAGVACGGSINEFVRPDRAISEVRRCLLAAGRSFWMQAQQAASRSGRLLQTFLLSGGIQFLAGDQFVESLRAAGLYVAYEQRDGAVQIVATRGRIIA